One genomic segment of Flagellimonas marinaquae includes these proteins:
- a CDS encoding IMPACT family protein has product MERPDTYKTLHRPSEEILYKDRKSKFYAQVFPIRSEDDVKPIVEELRKKYHTANHVCYAWQLGTENPIYRVNDDGEPNNSAGMPIYGQIQSFDVTNVLITVTRIFGGTKLGVGGLIQAYKTAAQMALENSKIVKKIIRSQYRLQFGYADMDKVMRIIKQKNLDLVSQKMELDCDFVISVRLSESEDVFQIFDEMQAVAITPIT; this is encoded by the coding sequence ATGGAGCGACCGGATACCTACAAAACTTTACATCGACCTTCCGAGGAGATACTATATAAGGATAGAAAGAGTAAATTCTATGCACAGGTTTTCCCCATTAGATCCGAAGATGATGTAAAACCCATCGTAGAGGAGCTGAGAAAAAAATACCATACGGCCAACCATGTTTGCTATGCATGGCAATTGGGAACGGAAAATCCAATCTATAGGGTCAATGATGATGGGGAGCCGAACAACTCCGCCGGCATGCCCATTTATGGCCAAATACAATCTTTTGATGTTACCAATGTACTCATCACCGTGACCCGCATATTTGGCGGCACCAAACTTGGGGTCGGAGGGTTGATACAGGCTTACAAAACTGCAGCACAAATGGCCCTGGAAAATTCCAAAATCGTAAAAAAAATCATTAGGTCGCAATACCGGTTGCAATTTGGTTATGCAGACATGGATAAGGTGATGCGTATCATCAAACAGAAAAATCTGGACCTTGTTTCACAAAAAATGGAGTTGGATTGTGATTTTGTTATTTCCGTCCGGTTAAGTGAGTCCGAAGACGTGTTTCAAATTTTCGATGAAATGCAAGCTGTGGCCATAACGCCCATTACATAA